The following coding sequences lie in one Bacillus rossius redtenbacheri isolate Brsri chromosome 13, Brsri_v3, whole genome shotgun sequence genomic window:
- the LOC134538248 gene encoding cilia- and flagella-associated protein 52 has product MAKEIEVEEVENLELLSVIGFDGITPNGLLLHPDMCHLIYPLGSKIVVQNRATKRQEFLCGHTNFITALDISPDGKMIASGQLNHMGFAASVRLWDFEKREEIMKHELHKVRVESLAFSCDSKLLTSLGGRDDSYVIVWDIENNEALCGSLSVTGTSGDATVLCRSSNKPKSFCSAGMNNLRVWTIHPVTRSLSASDVAMGMIRRIVLCLVVDSRDEYLYCGTTTGDIMKVKINYSDGETAKHPVLVGCLAKFVNKKKINTSEPAENFKNGVTALLLLPSSEGGDNIVVGAGDGTVEVVKEVTVSVPSTGLLRNPSEPHLRKVKTTNVGSKVTSLRLCGDSLLVGTELCEMYTVHTDSFQGKLLATCHTNAIFSVTFPHNYPKKFLTSSKNDIRVWETETSRELIRITVQNFSCTCVRLTYDGKSIVSGWNDGSIRAFTPQTGRLIYLIHNAHRRGISALAVTRQGQQHVVTGGCDGQVQVWRISPTSQTQVGVLKQHKAPVSSLHLAHTDTTVVSASTDGTCIIWDIVRLTRLQTLFSNTQFMYACYNPSGTQVITVGSNRKIGYWEVFDGSLVREVEGSTSSSLNCVDVSSDGRLIVTGGNDQIVKMWKYLEGVCTHVGLGHAGIITSVCFSPDDQFVTSVGSDGGIFRWKNPVWKVEEPAAGDAGVSPPAEVSAQEPVEQTAATEPVAAADAGCPELAGPVGDGNLASRDERKSAGSSRCSIKSSSSAKSVAKSDSGKSQAQRCNCKQ; this is encoded by the exons GCATAACACCGAATGGTCTGCTGCTACACCCGGATATGTGCCATTTAATTTATCCCCTGGGCTCGAAGATTGTCGTCCAGAACCGGGCGACCAAGCGGCAGGAGTTCCTCTGCGGGCACACCAACTTCATTACTGCCCTCGACATTTCGCCTGACGGCAAAATGATAGCTTCGGGCCAGCTTAACCACATGGGTTTCGCT GCGAGTGTTAGACTCTGGGACTTTGAGAAACGCGAGGAGATCATGAAACATGAGCTTCACAAGGTGCGAGTGGAATCTCTAGCGTTCTCCTGCGACAGCAAGTTGTTGACGTCTCTTGGTGGACGCGATGATTCCTATGTTATTGTGTGGGACATTGAAAACAACGAAGCTTTGTGCG GAAGTCTGTCGGTCACAGGGACGTCTGGCGATGCGACAGTTCTGTGCAGAAGCTCGAATAAACCTAAGTCGTTTTGTTCTGCGGGCATGAACAACTTACGAGTGTGGACGATACATCCCGTGACCAGAAGTCTTTCGGCAAGTGATGTTGCCATGGGCATGATACGAAGAATTGTTCTGTGTCTTGTG GTAGACAGCAGGGACGAGTACCTGTATTGCGGCACCACGACAGGGGACATAATGAAGGTGAAAATCAACTACAGCGACGGCGAGACAGCCAAGCACCCTGTGCTCGTGGGATGTCTCGCCAAGTTCGTCAACAAGAAGAAGATCAACACCAGTGAGCCAGCTGAAAACTTCAAGAATG GTGTGACAGCCTTGCTGCTCCTGCCCAGCTCGGAAGGAGGCGACAACATTGTGGTCGGAGCTGGCGACGGAACGGTGGAAGTAGTCAAGGAAGTGACTGTCAGCGTGCCGAGCACTGGTCTGCTGAGGAACCCTTCCGAGCCACACCTCAGAAAG GTGAAGACCACCAACGTCGGATCCAAGGTGACGTCCTTGAGGCTCTGCGGAGACTCGCTGCTGGTGGGCACGGAGCTGTGCGAGATGTACACCGTCCACACGGACAGTTTCCAAGGGAAACTGCTTGCCACCTGCCACACGAACGCCATCTTCAGCGTCACCTTCCCGCA CAATTACCCAAAGAAGTTTTTAACCAGCAGCAAAAATGACATTCGAGTGTGGGAAACAGAAACTTCGCGGGAGCTTATCCGTATTACCGTACAAAATTTCAGTTGCACATGTGTGCGACTTACATATGATGGCAAGTCCATCGTCAGTG GCTGGAACGACGGATCCATCCGCGCCTTCACCCCGCAGACGGGCCGGCTCATCTACTTGATCCACAACGCTCACCGGAGGGGCATCTCGGCCCTGGCCGTGACGAGGCAGGGGCAGCAGCACGTGGTGACGGGAGGCTGCGACGGCCAG GTGCAAGTGTGGCGTATCTCGCCCACGTCCCAGACGCAAGTGGGCGTGCTGAAGCAGCACAAGGCACCCGTGTCGAGCCTGCACCTGGCCCACACCGACACTACGGTCGTGAGCGCCAGCACTGATGGCACGTGCATCATCTGGGACATTGT CCGCCTGACGAGGCTGCAGACTCTCTTCTCCAACACGCAGTTCATGTACGCCTGCTACAACCCGTCGGGCACGCAGGTCATTACCGTGGGCAGCAACCGCAAGATCGGCTACTGGGAGGTGTTTGACGGCTCCCTGGTCCGCGAGGTCGAGGGATCCACCTCGTCCAGCCTGAACTGCGTGGACGTGAGCTCTGACGGCCGGCTCATCGTCACCGGGGGGAACGACCAGATCGTGAAG ATGTGGAAGTACCTGGAAGGCGTGTGCACGCACGTGGGGTTGGGCCACGCCGGCATCATCACCTCCGTCTGCTTCTCCCCCGACGACCAGTTTGTGACGAGCGTGGGCTCCGACGGCGGCATATTCCGCTGGAAGAACCCCGTCTGGAAGGTGGAGGAGCCCGCCGCAGGGGACGCCGGCGTCAGCCCGCCGGCCGAGGTCTCGGCGCAGGAACCAGTGGAGCAGACGGCAGCCACCGAGCCGGTTGCCGCCGCCGACGCGGGCTGTCCGGAGTTGGCCGGCCCGGTCGGGGACGGTAACCTCGCGTCCAGAGACGAGAGGAAGAGCGCCGGAAGCTCGAGGTGTTCCATCAAGTCCTCGTCCAGCGCGAAGAGCGTGGCCAAGTCGGACAGCGGCAAGAGCCAGGCTCAGCGATGCAACTGCAAACAATAA